A stretch of the Photobacterium sp. CCB-ST2H9 genome encodes the following:
- the tldD gene encoding metalloprotease TldD, whose translation MMLETVEQTMLAQSGLERKDLSQILALMTARNVDYGDIYFQSSWHESLVLEDSIIKDGSFNIDRGVGVRAVSGEKTGFAYSDQISKLALTQSAKAARGIARSGGEGKVKTLAASPVPAVYAPVNPLESMERQDKIALLKEVDAYIRAKEPLVKEVSVSINGVYEQVLVAAIDGTYAADIRPLVRFSVSVLIEKNGKRESGSAGGGGRFGYQYFKTETDGKSVALQYADEALRQALINVDADPAPAGTMPVVLGAGWPGVLLHEAVGHGLEGDFNRKGSSMFSGQMGQQVTSSLCTIVDDGTLADRRGSLNIDDEGTPGQYNVLVEGGKLKGYMQDKLNARLMGVNPTGNGRRESYAHLPMPRMTNTYMLPGEHTPEEIIASVSKGIYAPNFGGGQVDITSGKFVFSASEAYLIENGKITRPIKGATLIGSGIEAMQKVSMVGNDLEIDRGVGVCGKAGQSVPVGVGQPTLKLESMTVGGTQ comes from the coding sequence ATGATGCTGGAAACCGTAGAACAGACCATGCTGGCCCAGTCCGGACTTGAGCGTAAAGATCTCAGCCAGATTCTGGCCCTGATGACCGCCCGTAATGTGGATTATGGCGACATCTATTTTCAGTCCAGCTGGCATGAGTCACTGGTCCTGGAAGACAGCATTATCAAGGATGGTTCATTCAATATTGACCGGGGTGTCGGGGTTCGTGCGGTCTCCGGTGAAAAAACGGGATTTGCCTATTCGGATCAAATCAGCAAGCTGGCTCTGACGCAAAGTGCGAAAGCAGCACGCGGGATTGCGCGCAGCGGCGGAGAAGGGAAAGTCAAAACACTGGCAGCTTCTCCGGTGCCTGCGGTCTACGCACCGGTCAATCCGCTGGAAAGTATGGAACGGCAGGATAAAATCGCCCTCCTGAAGGAAGTGGATGCTTACATTCGTGCCAAAGAACCACTGGTGAAAGAAGTTTCCGTCAGCATCAACGGTGTCTATGAACAGGTGCTGGTGGCTGCTATTGATGGCACTTACGCCGCAGACATCCGTCCGCTGGTCCGTTTTTCGGTCAGTGTGCTGATCGAAAAAAATGGCAAGCGGGAAAGCGGCAGTGCGGGTGGTGGCGGCCGGTTCGGCTACCAGTACTTTAAGACGGAAACGGATGGTAAATCTGTTGCCCTTCAGTATGCCGATGAAGCCCTGCGTCAGGCATTGATTAATGTAGATGCGGATCCGGCACCTGCCGGAACCATGCCGGTGGTCCTTGGGGCCGGATGGCCTGGTGTATTGCTGCATGAAGCTGTGGGCCATGGCCTGGAAGGCGACTTTAACCGAAAAGGCTCTTCCATGTTCTCCGGTCAGATGGGTCAGCAGGTGACGTCCAGCCTGTGTACCATTGTGGATGACGGCACTCTGGCAGATCGCCGGGGCTCGCTGAATATCGATGATGAAGGCACACCGGGTCAGTACAATGTGCTGGTGGAAGGCGGTAAGCTGAAAGGCTACATGCAGGATAAACTGAATGCGCGTCTGATGGGGGTAAACCCGACGGGGAACGGTCGCCGTGAATCCTATGCGCATCTGCCGATGCCACGCATGACCAATACTTATATGCTGCCGGGCGAGCATACCCCGGAAGAAATTATTGCCAGTGTCTCGAAAGGTATTTACGCGCCGAATTTTGGCGGTGGTCAGGTCGATATTACTTCAGGCAAGTTTGTATTCTCCGCGTCTGAAGCGTATTTGATTGAAAACGGTAAAATTACGCGTCCGATTAAAGGTGCGACGCTTATCGGCAGCGGTATTGAAGCCATGCAGAAAGTGTCGATGGTCGGTAATGATCTGGAGATTGACCGCGGGGTTGGCGTCTGCGGCAAAGCGGGTCAGAGTGTTCCGGTTGGCGTCGGTCAGCCGACGCTGAAACTGGAATCGATGACTGTGGGTGGTACACAGTAA
- the rapZ gene encoding RNase adapter RapZ encodes MKLMIVSGRSGSGKSVALRVLEDLGYYCVDNLPVHLLSDLIKTLDPLTQNVAVSVDVRNMPADHDITSGVLHDVRQQADVSLLFLDADDKTLVKRYSETRRLHPLSRQNMSLEEAIQAESAWLANLKEQADLVLDTTQLSIHDLSETVRARVLGRESRELVMVFESFGFKHGLPTDADFVFDVRFLPNPHWVPELKPQTGLDSAVQDYLASHHEVSQLIYQIRNFLENWLPMLEKNNRSYVTVAIGCTGGQHRSVYVAQQLAEYFRHQGQQVQIRHRTLEQQTKQKH; translated from the coding sequence ATGAAATTGATGATAGTCAGTGGCCGCTCAGGCTCAGGAAAATCAGTTGCCCTGCGGGTACTGGAAGACCTCGGATACTATTGTGTCGATAACCTGCCGGTTCACCTGCTTTCCGATCTGATCAAAACACTGGACCCGCTCACCCAGAATGTCGCTGTCAGCGTTGATGTGCGCAATATGCCGGCCGATCACGATATTACCAGTGGCGTTCTGCACGATGTACGTCAGCAGGCAGATGTCAGCCTGCTGTTTCTCGATGCAGACGATAAAACCCTGGTGAAGCGCTACAGTGAAACCCGGCGTCTGCATCCATTATCCCGCCAGAATATGAGCCTGGAAGAAGCCATTCAGGCAGAAAGCGCCTGGTTGGCCAATCTCAAGGAACAGGCTGATCTGGTGCTGGATACCACACAGCTGTCGATTCATGATCTGAGTGAGACCGTGCGTGCCCGGGTACTGGGACGTGAATCCCGTGAACTGGTGATGGTCTTTGAATCCTTCGGCTTCAAACACGGTCTGCCGACCGATGCAGATTTCGTCTTTGATGTTCGTTTCCTGCCTAATCCGCACTGGGTTCCGGAACTGAAACCGCAGACGGGCCTTGATAGTGCTGTTCAGGATTACCTCGCCAGCCACCATGAAGTTTCCCAGCTGATCTATCAGATCCGTAACTTCCTGGAGAACTGGCTGCCGATGCTGGAGAAAAACAACCGCAGCTATGTCACAGTTGCCATTGGCTGCACCGGTGGTCAGCATCGGTCGGTGTATGTCGCCCAGCAACTGGCAGAGTATTTCCGGCATCAGGGCCAGCAGGTTCAGATCCGGCACCGGACCCTGGAACAACAGACAAAACAGAAGCATTGA
- a CDS encoding HPr family phosphocarrier protein, whose product MSTVSRELFIKNRLGLHARAAIKLVELAQSFESTVTVTNADKSATADSVMGLLMLESAQGQKITVSAEGSDASAALEAVTSLIENGFDEDS is encoded by the coding sequence ATGAGTACAGTCAGCCGAGAACTATTCATCAAAAATCGCCTGGGCCTGCACGCCAGAGCTGCAATCAAACTGGTCGAACTGGCCCAGAGCTTTGAATCGACCGTCACCGTCACCAACGCAGACAAGTCTGCGACCGCGGACAGTGTGATGGGGCTATTGATGCTGGAGTCGGCGCAGGGACAGAAAATCACCGTCAGCGCCGAAGGCAGTGATGCCAGTGCCGCGCTGGAAGCCGTCACTTCCCTGATTGAAAACGGCTTTGATGAAGATAGCTGA
- the mgtE gene encoding magnesium transporter — MADVFEQDQTHQTLQQVNQALERGMFVHVRRMLQDMEPEDIAHLLEACPPKERQVLWQLTDPEEQGEILDELSEDVKDGIVAMMAPEKLAAVAEGMESDDVAYVLRSLPDRRFQEVLAQMDAADRHRIELALAYPEESAGGMMSTDFVTIRGDVTADVVLRYLRMKGELPEATDALYVVDEQNVLIGHLSLATLITTQPDVQISEVMDDPDEAINVDMDDSEVANLFERRNWLSAPVVDANNQLVGRITIDDVVDIIREDAEHSMMSMAGMDDDEDTFAPVMKSARRRSIWLGVNVLAALAAASVSNMFEDTLDKMAAIAVLMTIVPSMGGVAGNQTVALVIRGLAVGHIGDSNTRWLLSKEARVGLINGILWACIIGGVVMLWKGNVMLGGIIAGAMMTNLLVAGVAGVGVPIILKKLDIDPALAGGMALTTITDIVGLSVFLGLATVFIT; from the coding sequence ATGGCGGACGTTTTCGAACAAGATCAGACCCACCAGACGCTGCAACAAGTCAACCAGGCCCTGGAACGAGGGATGTTCGTGCACGTCAGGCGAATGCTGCAGGATATGGAGCCGGAAGACATTGCTCACCTGCTTGAAGCCTGTCCGCCGAAAGAGCGCCAGGTGCTCTGGCAACTGACTGATCCGGAAGAACAGGGCGAGATCCTCGACGAACTGTCTGAAGATGTCAAAGACGGCATCGTCGCCATGATGGCCCCGGAAAAGCTGGCGGCCGTTGCTGAAGGTATGGAAAGCGATGACGTCGCTTACGTCCTGCGTAGCCTGCCGGATCGGCGGTTCCAGGAAGTTCTGGCGCAAATGGATGCCGCCGATCGACACCGGATCGAACTGGCGCTGGCCTATCCGGAAGAAAGCGCCGGCGGTATGATGAGTACCGACTTCGTCACAATTCGCGGCGATGTAACCGCAGATGTGGTGCTGCGTTACCTGCGGATGAAAGGCGAACTGCCGGAAGCGACCGACGCCCTGTACGTAGTTGACGAACAGAATGTGCTGATTGGTCACCTCTCACTCGCCACTCTGATCACGACCCAGCCTGATGTACAAATCAGCGAAGTGATGGACGACCCGGATGAAGCCATCAATGTCGACATGGACGACAGCGAAGTCGCGAATCTGTTCGAGCGCCGGAACTGGCTGTCAGCCCCGGTCGTTGATGCCAATAATCAACTGGTCGGCCGGATCACCATTGATGATGTGGTTGATATCATCCGTGAAGATGCCGAACACTCCATGATGAGTATGGCGGGTATGGATGACGACGAAGACACCTTTGCCCCCGTGATGAAATCAGCCCGTCGCCGCAGTATCTGGCTGGGTGTGAATGTTCTGGCAGCCCTGGCTGCGGCATCGGTTTCCAATATGTTCGAAGACACACTGGACAAAATGGCAGCCATTGCCGTCCTGATGACGATTGTGCCTTCCATGGGCGGTGTGGCCGGTAACCAGACCGTCGCCCTGGTGATCCGTGGTCTTGCCGTGGGCCATATCGGGGATTCCAATACCCGCTGGCTGCTGAGTAAAGAAGCCCGGGTCGGCCTGATCAACGGGATTCTCTGGGCCTGTATCATTGGCGGTGTGGTCATGTTGTGGAAAGGCAATGTGATGCTAGGCGGTATTATTGCCGGGGCCATGATGACTAATCTGCTGGTTGCCGGGGTGGCTGGTGTCGGTGTCCCCATTATTCTCAAGAAACTGGACATTGACCCCGCGCTGGCAGGCGGCATGGCACTGACCACCATTACCGACATTGTCGGATTGTCGGTCTTCCTCGGCCTTGCAACCGTCTTTATCACCTGA
- a CDS encoding carbon-nitrogen hydrolase family protein → MAKVGVVQMNSGPDPEVNLAQLKKKLKGLQLQGAKLVVTPENCLVFGTRQDYERHAEPLGNGPLQSELAAISKQLGIWLLIGSMPVRRDDGAMTTTALLFNDQGELEAHYDKLHMFDVEVADRHHSYRESDTFRPGGAVRVVKTPFGNIGLSICYDVRFPQLYSALRAQGADIIVVPAAFTKVTGKAHWDILLRARAIETQCWIVAAAQWGEHNQGRETWGHSMIVDPWGQVVACQEQGTGVVAAEIDLGLSEQIRTNMPLLQHTRFQVQQCNTEE, encoded by the coding sequence ATGGCCAAAGTGGGTGTTGTACAGATGAATTCCGGGCCGGATCCTGAGGTGAATCTGGCGCAGTTGAAGAAGAAGCTGAAAGGGTTACAGCTCCAGGGCGCCAAGCTCGTTGTGACCCCGGAAAACTGCCTGGTCTTTGGGACGCGTCAGGATTATGAACGTCATGCGGAGCCTCTGGGCAACGGACCTTTACAATCTGAACTGGCGGCAATCTCGAAGCAGCTGGGGATCTGGCTGCTCATTGGCTCGATGCCGGTTCGTCGCGATGATGGTGCTATGACGACCACAGCGCTGCTGTTCAATGATCAGGGAGAGCTGGAGGCGCATTACGACAAACTGCATATGTTTGATGTGGAGGTGGCCGATCGTCACCACAGCTATCGGGAGTCGGATACCTTCCGGCCGGGTGGTGCGGTTCGGGTTGTGAAAACACCTTTCGGCAACATCGGACTGTCAATCTGTTATGATGTGCGTTTTCCGCAGCTCTACAGTGCGCTGCGGGCTCAGGGCGCAGACATTATCGTTGTCCCCGCGGCCTTCACGAAAGTCACTGGTAAGGCGCACTGGGATATCCTGCTGCGCGCCAGAGCGATCGAAACGCAGTGCTGGATTGTGGCAGCCGCGCAGTGGGGCGAGCATAACCAGGGCCGGGAAACCTGGGGTCACTCCATGATTGTGGATCCCTGGGGACAGGTGGTTGCCTGCCAGGAGCAGGGAACGGGGGTTGTCGCCGCGGAGATCGATCTGGGCCTGAGTGAGCAGATTCGAACCAATATGCCATTGCTGCAACACACCCGATTTCAGGTGCAGCAGTGCAACACAGAAGAGTAA
- the yjgA gene encoding ribosome biogenesis factor YjgA, with translation MSRKNKRAPWEEEEEIIWVSKSEMKRDMEALQKMGEELVKLKPNALAKVPVSEDLLRAIKDAHRFKQEAYRRQLQLIGKLMRNEDIEPIQTALDKLNNKHAQVTAQLHKLETLRDRMIDDGDSVINEVMDAHPEADRQQLRQLVRMANKEKAQNKPAKAYREIFQILKGLYITD, from the coding sequence ATGAGTCGTAAAAACAAGAGAGCCCCCTGGGAAGAGGAAGAGGAAATCATCTGGGTCAGTAAATCCGAGATGAAACGTGACATGGAAGCCCTGCAGAAAATGGGCGAAGAGCTGGTCAAGCTCAAGCCAAATGCCCTGGCAAAAGTACCGGTCAGCGAAGACCTGCTGCGTGCCATTAAAGATGCGCACCGGTTCAAGCAGGAAGCTTACCGCCGCCAGTTACAGTTGATTGGCAAACTCATGCGAAATGAAGACATTGAGCCGATTCAGACTGCACTGGATAAACTGAACAACAAACATGCTCAGGTCACTGCACAACTGCACAAGCTGGAAACCCTGCGGGATCGCATGATTGACGACGGCGACAGCGTCATCAATGAAGTGATGGATGCTCACCCGGAAGCTGATCGTCAGCAACTGCGTCAGCTTGTTCGCATGGCTAACAAAGAAAAAGCACAGAACAAACCCGCCAAAGCCTATCGCGAGATCTTCCAGATCCTGAAAGGTCTGTACATCACTGACTGA
- the pmbA gene encoding metalloprotease PmbA — MDVKQQVAQQRRELEQAVARALELAGQQADAAEVAINKSTGISVSTHLCEVENVEFNSDGAMGITVYRGQKKGSASTSDLSEAAIAQTVAAALEIARHTSEDPYAGPGPAELMARNIPDLDLFHPDEPEPDHAASIAIAAEQAALDADSRIKQSDGASYDSHYGVRVYGNSHGMLASYASSRHSISCSVIAEGKNGDMERDYSYTLARRTSDLWSPEQVGRHAAERTVSRIDPQKLTTRQAPVMFASDIATGLFGHLVMGISGANLYRKSTFLLDMLDEQIFPSWLNISERPHLLRGLASTPFDSEGLATHDRVIIQDGVLKTYLMTSYAARKLGRQPTGHAGGIHNWLVSSTGEDFQAMLRKLDTGFLVTELMGQGVNIVTGDYSRGAAGFWVERGEIQFPVSEVTIAGNLKDMMTNIVAIGTDTETRSQIQTGSVLLESMKIAGE, encoded by the coding sequence ATGGATGTGAAACAACAAGTCGCTCAGCAACGCCGCGAGTTGGAACAGGCAGTCGCCCGAGCTTTGGAACTGGCTGGTCAGCAGGCAGATGCTGCCGAAGTGGCGATTAACAAGTCAACAGGGATCAGTGTCTCGACGCACCTGTGTGAGGTTGAAAACGTCGAGTTCAACAGTGATGGTGCCATGGGGATTACCGTGTACCGCGGCCAGAAAAAAGGCAGCGCCTCGACTTCTGATCTCAGCGAAGCCGCGATAGCTCAGACTGTGGCTGCGGCGCTGGAAATTGCCCGCCATACCTCGGAAGATCCTTATGCTGGTCCCGGCCCTGCGGAACTGATGGCCCGGAATATTCCGGATCTGGATCTTTTCCATCCGGATGAACCCGAGCCGGATCATGCCGCTTCTATCGCAATTGCTGCCGAACAGGCTGCGCTGGATGCTGACAGCCGGATCAAACAAAGTGACGGTGCCAGTTATGACAGCCACTACGGCGTTCGGGTTTACGGTAACAGCCATGGCATGCTGGCCAGTTATGCGAGCAGTCGCCACAGCATCAGTTGCAGCGTAATTGCGGAAGGCAAAAACGGGGATATGGAGCGAGATTACAGCTACACGCTGGCGCGACGTACTTCTGATTTGTGGTCGCCGGAGCAGGTCGGGCGGCATGCTGCTGAGCGTACCGTCAGCCGTATTGATCCACAGAAACTGACCACCCGTCAGGCGCCAGTGATGTTTGCATCGGATATTGCGACCGGGCTGTTTGGTCATCTTGTGATGGGGATCAGCGGTGCAAACCTGTACCGGAAATCGACCTTTTTGCTGGACATGCTGGATGAGCAGATTTTTCCGTCCTGGCTCAATATCAGTGAGCGGCCGCACCTGCTGCGCGGATTGGCCAGTACGCCGTTCGACAGTGAAGGTCTGGCAACCCATGACCGGGTAATCATTCAGGACGGGGTTTTGAAAACCTACCTGATGACCAGCTACGCAGCCCGGAAACTGGGGCGTCAGCCAACGGGACATGCCGGTGGTATTCACAACTGGTTGGTGTCCAGTACCGGTGAAGATTTTCAGGCGATGCTGCGCAAGCTGGATACAGGCTTCCTGGTGACCGAGCTGATGGGGCAGGGCGTGAACATTGTGACCGGTGATTATTCCCGTGGTGCAGCCGGTTTCTGGGTCGAGCGGGGCGAAATCCAGTTCCCGGTCAGTGAAGTCACGATCGCTGGCAATCTGAAAGACATGATGACCAACATTGTGGCGATCGGCACAGATACGGAAACCCGCAGCCAGATCCAGACTGGATCGGTCTTGCTCGAATCAATGAAGATCGCGGGCGAATAA
- a CDS encoding YhdP family protein — MLIKLTRVLKWTLLTLLVIGAVLITSLRLLLPQLNNYRAPITAWLSEETSLQIGVAQVEGRWHNLGPVMALHGVRLGQNSHDMIQAREIDLELDLWQSLLNLKPVFRDVQIYGLSLDFTQLPASNDATDSARQLDLARIEQVLFVQLGTFSLRDATLVVTSPAGHRQPVTLKELKWDRRGGMHLAEGVVSIPGTDLNQLNVVANLSAKNGLPSLSGTVYIRTRNLSFTPWLNQAILGGEKITDSQINTEVWLTLENGRLSHSKVRFQDSFVRWQEKGVKHELALLRGMLSLSSVTQNGAPGWRLDSHKLVLATDEKAWPRLDFAAQWLAANGHGQALAADLPLMGTIRQGSWQLAVSNIELARLHPLSTLLPDENAARQAIQTLQPAGLLKDLRFAGQGLAVPRFSLTLDSVSNKQWMYLPAFQNLNATVAGDAHQGQIMLDVAQQTLDYDKVFQAPMKIDQADVRAFWQQDEQGWRIWSDALSVSTPHLKASGQFRLDFPANAPSWLSFYGETELKDAGAAWRYLPRPALGQQLTDYLSAAIRGGQSEHAQLLWYGDLPAFPYAHHDGNFEVHVPLQSGRFSFDTAWPELTDLDLDLVFRNDRMLIDARHAKTKGAIAQRVTGDAWLHPDGHLKLDMEVGAQGELVRDYMMATPLVDSVGAALTAVQVEGPVNARLLLDIPFSGELVHAKGEAILDNNDVTIESLALPLSQVKGKIEFSDDQITAQNMTAYWLGQPLTVSFDGASAASGYQVSVDLDGVWQIPSLQQRLQDPLLAQMTGNSRWHGNVGVVLHDTGLDYQVSIQAPLKGIRSQLPYPLTLVPGNSGKALLTAAGNTSRLEASLTVPDAQYKAEILLSPTPEIVRSGLSIGLSERRSLPKKGHDIRIQANRVDADAWEALVQAIMAKKQHQSGPALIELPLPTRVNARIQQLKLAGLNWHDLELAVRKQPSQWHAVLGSREVSGELFWPDKQPLKINLEQFHLNLPEGKKPLEPIASKRKYVPQVSIPPVTDFDRSMMTYLPEMDVKVKDLWLQGYRLGALSGRLRREDQTLILEELQLDSGTTSLSLDGHWTMSQYQNETQIAFDISGEDSSELMGRLGVSGGIQDASFKSYASIQWQGAPWSMHRETLTGELKTETGKGVIRDVGGAGRILGLFSLDSIIRKMQLDFTGVFDDGMAFDYIKGSGRIENGLFRTDDVEMKALAGDMYIQGSANLVDETVNARVKFIPDLTSGIPVLTAFAVAPQTAIVVFAISTALSPVVDVFTQINYVVSGPIESPIVTEQSRFTGEFKVPESLKQQATP; from the coding sequence GTGCTGATAAAATTGACCCGCGTCCTGAAGTGGACGTTGCTGACACTGCTGGTCATCGGCGCGGTGCTGATTACATCTCTGCGTCTGCTGCTGCCTCAGCTGAACAATTACCGTGCGCCGATCACTGCCTGGCTTTCTGAGGAAACCAGCCTGCAGATCGGGGTCGCACAGGTGGAAGGGCGCTGGCATAACCTCGGTCCGGTCATGGCATTGCATGGTGTTCGTCTGGGCCAGAACAGCCACGACATGATCCAGGCCCGGGAAATCGATCTGGAACTCGACCTGTGGCAATCCCTCCTCAATTTGAAACCTGTGTTCCGGGACGTGCAAATCTACGGCCTGTCTCTGGATTTCACACAATTACCTGCCAGTAACGACGCCACGGACAGTGCCAGACAACTGGATCTGGCCCGGATTGAACAGGTGCTGTTCGTACAGCTGGGGACATTTTCACTCCGTGATGCAACGCTGGTGGTGACCTCCCCGGCAGGCCATCGTCAACCCGTGACGCTGAAAGAGCTGAAGTGGGACCGGCGGGGCGGGATGCATCTGGCTGAAGGTGTCGTCAGTATTCCGGGGACGGACCTGAATCAGCTGAATGTCGTTGCAAACCTGTCTGCAAAAAATGGCCTGCCCAGTTTGTCCGGTACCGTCTATATCCGGACCCGAAACCTTTCTTTCACACCCTGGCTCAATCAGGCCATTCTGGGGGGGGAGAAGATCACGGACAGCCAGATCAATACTGAAGTCTGGCTGACGCTGGAGAATGGCCGGCTGAGTCACAGTAAGGTTCGCTTCCAGGACTCTTTTGTCCGCTGGCAGGAAAAAGGCGTGAAGCACGAACTGGCTCTGCTGCGCGGCATGCTGTCCCTTTCATCGGTCACACAAAATGGTGCGCCGGGATGGCGGCTGGACAGCCATAAGCTGGTGCTGGCAACGGATGAGAAGGCCTGGCCGCGTCTGGATTTTGCTGCCCAATGGCTGGCTGCGAACGGGCATGGGCAGGCATTGGCTGCGGACTTGCCGTTGATGGGCACCATTCGTCAGGGAAGCTGGCAACTGGCGGTCAGCAACATTGAGCTGGCGCGGCTGCACCCGCTGAGTACTTTATTACCCGATGAAAATGCGGCCCGTCAGGCTATTCAGACACTTCAGCCAGCCGGTTTGTTGAAAGATCTGCGCTTTGCCGGACAGGGACTGGCTGTCCCGCGTTTTTCCCTGACACTGGACAGTGTCTCCAACAAGCAATGGATGTACCTGCCGGCTTTTCAAAACCTGAATGCGACTGTGGCGGGTGATGCGCATCAGGGACAAATCATGCTGGATGTTGCTCAGCAAACGCTGGATTACGATAAAGTATTCCAGGCGCCGATGAAGATCGATCAGGCGGATGTGCGGGCTTTCTGGCAGCAGGATGAACAGGGCTGGCGGATCTGGAGCGACGCACTGTCGGTCAGTACCCCGCACCTGAAGGCCAGCGGGCAGTTCAGACTGGATTTTCCGGCCAACGCTCCTTCCTGGCTGTCATTTTACGGGGAAACAGAACTGAAAGATGCCGGGGCTGCCTGGCGTTATCTGCCCAGACCGGCTCTGGGTCAGCAACTGACGGATTATTTGTCTGCAGCGATCCGCGGCGGTCAGTCTGAGCATGCTCAGTTATTGTGGTACGGCGATCTGCCGGCTTTTCCTTACGCACATCATGACGGTAATTTTGAGGTTCATGTACCGCTTCAGTCGGGGCGGTTTAGTTTTGACACGGCCTGGCCGGAACTGACGGATTTGGATCTGGATCTGGTGTTTCGCAATGATCGGATGCTGATCGATGCGCGTCATGCCAAAACCAAAGGCGCAATTGCACAGCGGGTGACCGGGGATGCCTGGCTACACCCCGATGGTCATCTCAAGCTGGATATGGAAGTGGGCGCTCAAGGGGAGCTGGTGCGCGACTACATGATGGCGACCCCGCTGGTTGACTCCGTCGGCGCTGCATTGACAGCTGTGCAGGTCGAAGGCCCGGTCAATGCCCGGTTGTTGCTGGATATTCCGTTCAGCGGTGAGCTGGTGCACGCGAAAGGGGAAGCGATACTGGATAATAACGACGTGACGATTGAGAGTCTGGCGTTACCGCTGTCGCAGGTCAAAGGAAAAATTGAGTTCAGCGACGATCAGATCACAGCTCAGAACATGACGGCTTACTGGTTGGGTCAGCCGCTGACGGTGAGTTTTGATGGTGCCAGCGCGGCATCGGGGTATCAGGTCAGTGTCGATCTGGATGGCGTGTGGCAGATCCCGTCTCTGCAGCAACGGTTGCAGGATCCTTTGTTGGCCCAAATGACGGGCAACAGCCGGTGGCACGGCAACGTGGGTGTGGTGCTGCACGATACCGGACTGGATTATCAGGTTTCGATACAGGCGCCTCTGAAAGGGATCCGCAGTCAGCTGCCGTATCCGCTCACACTGGTGCCCGGTAATTCGGGCAAAGCTTTGCTGACCGCTGCGGGCAATACCTCACGACTGGAAGCCAGCCTGACGGTCCCGGATGCACAATATAAAGCCGAGATCCTTCTGTCACCGACGCCGGAAATCGTGCGCAGCGGACTGAGTATTGGATTGTCTGAACGTCGCAGCTTGCCGAAGAAAGGCCATGACATCCGGATTCAGGCTAACCGTGTGGATGCGGATGCCTGGGAAGCTCTGGTTCAGGCTATCATGGCCAAAAAGCAACATCAGTCCGGACCTGCGCTGATCGAACTGCCTTTACCGACCCGGGTGAATGCCCGTATTCAGCAATTGAAACTGGCGGGGCTGAACTGGCACGATCTGGAACTGGCGGTGCGTAAACAGCCGTCCCAGTGGCATGCGGTGTTAGGCAGCCGGGAAGTGAGTGGTGAACTGTTCTGGCCGGATAAACAGCCACTGAAGATTAACCTTGAGCAGTTCCATCTGAATCTGCCGGAAGGAAAAAAACCGTTGGAGCCAATTGCTTCCAAACGTAAATATGTGCCGCAAGTCAGTATCCCGCCGGTCACTGACTTTGACCGGAGCATGATGACTTATCTGCCGGAAATGGATGTGAAGGTGAAAGATTTGTGGTTGCAGGGCTATCGCCTGGGGGCGCTGAGCGGGCGTCTGCGCCGCGAGGATCAGACGCTGATTCTGGAGGAGCTGCAGCTGGATTCGGGGACCACGTCGCTGAGTCTGGATGGCCACTGGACCATGAGTCAGTATCAGAATGAAACTCAGATTGCTTTTGATATTTCCGGTGAAGACAGTTCTGAACTGATGGGACGTTTAGGCGTTTCCGGCGGTATTCAGGATGCCAGCTTTAAGAGTTATGCCTCTATTCAGTGGCAGGGTGCGCCCTGGTCCATGCACCGTGAAACCCTGACCGGTGAACTCAAAACAGAAACCGGGAAAGGGGTGATCCGGGATGTGGGCGGTGCCGGGCGGATTCTGGGGCTGTTCAGTCTGGACTCGATTATTCGTAAGATGCAGCTCGATTTCACTGGCGTGTTTGATGATGGCATGGCTTTTGACTACATCAAAGGCTCCGGGCGAATTGAAAATGGCCTTTTCCGCACCGATGATGTCGAAATGAAGGCACTGGCCGGGGATATGTATATTCAGGGAAGTGCTAATCTGGTAGATGAAACGGTGAATGCGCGGGTGAAATTTATTCCGGATCTGACTTCAGGGATTCCGGTGCTGACGGCATTTGCCGTGGCGCCTCAGACGGCGATTGTCGTGTTTGCGATTTCGACGGCACTGTCGCCGGTTGTGGACGTCTTTACCCAGATAAACTATGTGGTGAGCGGACCGATTGAGTCACCGATCGTGACCGAGCAGTCCCGCTTTACCGGGGAATTCAAGGTTCCGGAATCGCTGAAACAACAAGCGACCCCTTAA